One genomic region from Gemmatimonadota bacterium encodes:
- a CDS encoding LptF/LptG family permease, with the protein MGILTRYLARSHAGPFLFALGALTGLLFLNAVAQRLNLLVGKGLGWEVVGEFLWLSLPHTVALTLPMAVLIAVLYTFADLTAASEITAMRAGGVPPSRLLVPMLVLGALATGATFYFNDQVLPEANHRLKKLMIDIANKSPTFELQDQVVNAIETGTQSGTPSYYLQATEIDQASNTLRDVTIFDVTEPARHRTIYADRGEMAFNEARTDLYLTLHDGMVVETDDNRPGSLMRTGFSTQIIPLRGVGDVLERGAEEAGRSDREMSVAMLREQAADYETERATAREEARRESTTAVRKALGLPIDADSLAPPPSAGAGSVSRTVALRQEIPDDGMTRGTALAIRTSKARWEIAGDNHARFWVEIHKKYAISVACLVFVLLGVPFAIRFPRGGVGMVISASVAIFGVYWTGLIGGENLADRGVVPPFWAMWAPNLIFGAFALLLVRRMGRETASMRGGGWDDLWHAVKLRLRHPVSGREGPA; encoded by the coding sequence ATGGGCATCCTGACACGCTATCTGGCTCGGTCCCACGCGGGTCCCTTCCTGTTCGCACTGGGGGCGCTGACGGGCCTTCTGTTCCTCAACGCGGTGGCCCAGCGTCTCAATCTGTTGGTGGGCAAGGGGTTGGGCTGGGAGGTCGTCGGCGAGTTCCTCTGGCTGTCCCTGCCGCACACGGTGGCGCTGACGCTGCCGATGGCCGTCCTCATCGCCGTCCTCTATACGTTCGCGGACCTCACGGCCGCCAGTGAGATCACGGCCATGCGGGCCGGCGGCGTGCCCCCCTCGCGGCTGCTGGTCCCGATGTTGGTCCTCGGCGCCCTGGCCACCGGTGCCACCTTCTACTTCAACGATCAAGTCCTCCCCGAAGCGAACCATCGGCTCAAGAAGCTGATGATCGACATCGCCAACAAGAGCCCGACCTTCGAGCTCCAGGACCAGGTCGTCAACGCCATCGAGACGGGGACCCAGAGCGGCACGCCCTCCTACTACCTGCAGGCCACCGAGATCGATCAGGCGTCGAATACGCTGCGCGACGTGACCATCTTCGACGTCACGGAGCCGGCCCGCCACCGCACCATCTACGCCGACCGCGGGGAGATGGCCTTCAACGAGGCCCGGACCGACCTCTACCTCACCCTGCACGACGGGATGGTGGTCGAGACGGACGACAACCGGCCCGGCAGCCTCATGCGGACGGGCTTCTCCACGCAGATCATCCCGCTCCGGGGGGTGGGAGACGTGCTCGAGCGGGGGGCGGAGGAGGCGGGGCGCAGCGACCGGGAGATGTCGGTGGCCATGCTGCGCGAGCAGGCGGCCGACTACGAAACGGAGCGTGCGACGGCCCGCGAGGAGGCCCGTCGCGAGTCCACCACGGCCGTGCGCAAGGCCCTGGGGCTGCCGATCGACGCGGACTCGCTGGCCCCCCCGCCCTCGGCCGGCGCGGGAAGCGTCTCCCGCACGGTCGCGCTCCGGCAGGAGATCCCCGACGACGGCATGACGCGGGGTACGGCCCTGGCCATCCGGACCTCCAAGGCCCGGTGGGAGATCGCGGGAGACAACCATGCCCGCTTCTGGGTCGAGATCCACAAGAAGTACGCGATCTCGGTCGCATGTCTGGTGTTCGTGCTGCTGGGCGTGCCCTTCGCGATCCGCTTCCCCCGCGGGGGGGTGGGCATGGTCATCTCGGCGTCCGTGGCCATCTTCGGCGTCTACTGGACCGGTCTGATCGGCGGCGAGAACCTCGCCGATCGCGGAGTGGTCCCGCCCTTCTGGGCCATGTGGGCACCGAACCTGATCTTCGGGGCCTTCGCACTGCTCCTGGTGCGCCGCATGGGCCGGGAGACCGCCAGCATGCGGGGCGGCGGGTGGGACGACCTCTGGCACGCCGTCAAGCTCCGTCTCCGCCATCCGGTGTCGGGACGCGAGGGCCCGGCGTGA